A region of the Clostridium estertheticum subsp. estertheticum genome:
ATCCACCTTTTCCATTTATCTTTTTCTTTATATCTTCTAAAGTGTATTTTCCACTAAAACACATCTTAGCTAAATCGCCTGATGGTAATCCTCCAGATCTTTCTGGTGAAAATGGACCATCTCCATCGAGTCCATTATTAACATCTATAACTTTACCATTCTCATGAGCTCCTACTGTAACTCCTCCGCCCATATGTGCAACTATTAAATTAATTTCCTCGTATTTCTTTCCGTTTTCTTTTGCATATCTTTTTGCCACTGCTTTTTGATTTAATGCATGGAAAATACTCTTTCTATCTATATCTGGTATTCCTGATAATTTAGCAACTGGTGCCATTTCATCCACTACTGTTGGGTCAACGATATATGCTGGTATATTTAAAGATTTTGCAATTTCATTTGCAATTATCCCGCCTAAATTAGAAGCATGTTGACCTTGTACTCCAATTTTTAAATCATTAAGCATTGCTGCATTTACAATATAAGTGCCGCCTTCAATTGGTTTTAGCATTCCACCTCGGCCTACTATGGCATCCAAAGTTTTAATATCAAAATTCTTTTCCTTAAGAATATTTAAGATAACGTCTTTTCTGAAATCAAGTTGTTCAAATATACTTTTAAAGTTATCTATCTCTTCTGACGGATGCCTTAATGTTTCTTCTAATATTTCCTTTTCATCCTCATATACACCTATTTTAGTAGATGTTGACCCCGGGTTAATTATTAATAATTTATATGACATATTGTTCCTCCTTTATGCTATAAAGTACATTAAATAAATAACAAATAGATATACTAGTATATTTCCATGTTCCTAAAGAATCGGCAATTTTATTTGTTATATTCTGCAACTAATGCTGCAAGAGCTATAGAATGTAATTTTGTTTCAGGAGTATCAGCTCTAGAAGTTAATATAACAGGAGCAGAAGTACCTACTAGTAATCCACCACTTTTAGATTTAGTAGTGTAATTTAAGCATTTATACATAGAATTTCCTGCTTCAATATTTGGCATTACAAGAATATCCGCTTTTCCTGCAACTGGACTTTGTATGTTTTTGTGATTTGCAGCTTCTTCAGATATTGCAATATCAAGAGATAAAGGTCCATCAACAATACAGCCTTTTATCTGACCTCTATCATTCATTTTCGATAACATTGCTGCATCTAGTGTTGCTGGCATTCCTGGATTTACTACTTCTACTGCGCAAACTACTGCGACTTTAGGAAGCTCAACTCCACACGCTTTTGCTACTGCTACTGAATTGTTTATTATGCTCTTTTTTTCTTTCAGTTCTGGATACATATTAAAAGCAACATCTGTTAAAAATATTAGTCTGTCATACTCTGGTATTTCAAATACAGCTACATGTGACATTAGTTTCCCAGTTCTAAGACCTACTTCCTTGTTCAAAACGGCTCTTAAGAATGTTGCTGTATCAATTAACCCTTTCATAAGCATATCAGCTTTTCCTGATGATACAATCTGAACTGCAGTTAATGCGGCTTTAGAAACATTCTTCTCATCAATAAT
Encoded here:
- the buk gene encoding butyrate kinase, translated to MSYKLLIINPGSTSTKIGVYEDEKEILEETLRHPSEEIDNFKSIFEQLDFRKDVILNILKEKNFDIKTLDAIVGRGGMLKPIEGGTYIVNAAMLNDLKIGVQGQHASNLGGIIANEIAKSLNIPAYIVDPTVVDEMAPVAKLSGIPDIDRKSIFHALNQKAVAKRYAKENGKKYEEINLIVAHMGGGVTVGAHENGKVIDVNNGLDGDGPFSPERSGGLPSGDLAKMCFSGKYTLEDIKKKINGKGGFVSYLNTNDVRDALKMSQGGDKKAKLIIQAMGYQVAKEIGGCAAVLSGKVDAIILTGGIAYGEAVVNYITKRVKFIADVVVYAGEDELLALAQGAIGVLSGKEQAKVYK
- the ptb gene encoding phosphate butyryltransferase, with amino-acid sequence MSKTFDKILDTAKAQGMKTVVVAVAQDEPVLEAVRDAKKNGIANAILVGDKEKIIFIAKNIGMDASEFEIIDEKNVSKAALTAVQIVSSGKADMLMKGLIDTATFLRAVLNKEVGLRTGKLMSHVAVFEIPEYDRLIFLTDVAFNMYPELKEKKSIINNSVAVAKACGVELPKVAVVCAVEVVNPGMPATLDAAMLSKMNDRGQIKGCIVDGPLSLDIAISEEAANHKNIQSPVAGKADILVMPNIEAGNSMYKCLNYTTKSKSGGLLVGTSAPVILTSRADTPETKLHSIALAALVAEYNK